The Zobellia alginiliquefaciens genome contains a region encoding:
- a CDS encoding patatin-like phospholipase family protein: MYKILSLDGGGSWAIIQLLTLRDRYGNMDGHEVLRKFDLVIANSGGSIVLAALAENYSIDKAISLFKEKENRERIFCKNAFWDRFFPVDYLRFVGIGFGPKYSATKKKEAFEYLFPEVDKVQMNELPKIIGKESLKIVVCTYDALNNRAKFFKSYALTPSRYDSVRLTQAINGSSNAPVQYFDFPARFKAQESGVFFELWDGALGGFNNPILAGIIEAYKLGIALKDIKIVSLGTSNPLMSTDKKEQFWNWKLDTLQYRRKKWAIHKFKPQLSFFMETVFNQAKTILYQPPDTANYMAMMFFKAATGKDLNDSLIRLSPLVHYDDKLATDAVPLIKQLYELDMDLTKDAQIDLLLQCFEAWKAGKIYNQPVEFEVERNNDLLFISGDRWYQDGMDRWVSWEIGE; encoded by the coding sequence ATGTATAAAATCTTATCGTTAGACGGTGGCGGCAGTTGGGCCATAATTCAATTGCTTACCCTTAGGGACCGCTACGGAAATATGGATGGCCATGAGGTACTCCGTAAGTTTGACTTGGTGATTGCCAATTCCGGGGGAAGTATTGTTTTGGCGGCCTTGGCAGAGAATTATTCCATTGATAAAGCCATTAGCCTGTTCAAGGAGAAAGAAAACCGAGAACGCATATTTTGTAAGAATGCCTTCTGGGACCGCTTTTTTCCGGTGGATTATCTACGGTTCGTTGGTATTGGCTTTGGACCCAAATATAGCGCAACCAAGAAAAAAGAGGCTTTTGAATACCTGTTTCCCGAAGTGGATAAGGTGCAGATGAACGAACTGCCAAAAATCATTGGCAAGGAATCGCTGAAAATTGTGGTCTGTACCTATGATGCACTCAACAACCGAGCAAAGTTTTTTAAATCCTATGCGTTAACGCCTTCGCGATATGACTCGGTGCGATTAACCCAGGCCATTAACGGTTCTTCCAATGCGCCAGTGCAGTATTTTGATTTTCCGGCACGGTTTAAAGCGCAGGAAAGCGGGGTGTTTTTTGAACTCTGGGATGGCGCCCTCGGTGGTTTTAACAATCCTATTTTAGCCGGCATCATAGAGGCCTATAAATTAGGTATTGCCCTAAAGGACATTAAGATAGTCTCCTTGGGGACCAGTAACCCTTTAATGTCTACGGATAAAAAAGAACAGTTCTGGAATTGGAAACTGGACACCCTACAATACCGAAGAAAGAAATGGGCTATCCACAAATTTAAACCGCAGCTCAGTTTCTTTATGGAAACCGTTTTTAACCAGGCCAAGACCATTTTATACCAACCACCGGACACTGCTAATTATATGGCCATGATGTTCTTTAAAGCCGCTACGGGCAAAGATTTGAACGATAGCCTCATACGGTTATCCCCACTTGTTCATTATGACGACAAACTTGCTACGGATGCCGTACCGCTTATAAAACAACTCTATGAGCTGGATATGGACCTGACCAAAGACGCACAGATAGACTTGCTTCTACAATGTTTTGAGGCTTGGAAAGCCGGAAAAATCTATAACCAGCCCGTAGAATTTGAGGTCGAGAGAAACAATGATTTGTTGTTTATTTCTGGGGATAGGTGGTATCAGGATGGGATGGATAGGTGGGTTAGTTGGGAAATAGGGGAGTAA
- a CDS encoding DUF488 domain-containing protein: MRESTIYSIGHGNKKFEDLIDELKKHQIEFLLDVRSNPMSRFNFHFNKTWLERDLPENNITYEFLGEHLGGLPKDKTCYTEGKVDYAKIRTKKFFKEGIRLLVDANKEKMRIALMCSESKPEECHRCKLIGQELLNHEISVQHITSNGIKSQEEVIKILTQGFGTNDLFGEKDFTSRNTYF, from the coding sequence ATGAGGGAGTCAACAATTTATTCTATCGGTCATGGCAATAAGAAATTTGAAGATTTAATAGATGAACTAAAAAAACATCAAATTGAATTTCTCTTAGATGTAAGGTCTAATCCTATGTCTAGGTTTAATTTTCATTTCAATAAAACATGGCTTGAGAGAGACTTGCCTGAAAACAATATAACATATGAATTTTTAGGGGAACATCTCGGAGGGCTTCCTAAAGATAAAACATGTTACACAGAAGGAAAGGTTGATTATGCCAAAATAAGGACTAAAAAGTTCTTTAAAGAAGGTATTCGTTTATTAGTTGATGCGAACAAAGAAAAAATGCGAATCGCCTTAATGTGTAGTGAATCGAAACCTGAAGAATGCCATAGGTGCAAGTTAATTGGTCAGGAACTATTAAACCATGAAATATCTGTTCAACATATAACTTCTAATGGAATAAAATCTCAGGAGGAAGTTATTAAAATCCTTACTCAAGGATTTGGAACAAATGACCTCTTCGGAGAAAAAGATTTTACTTCGAGAAATACTTATTTTTAG
- a CDS encoding DUF488 domain-containing protein → MNFYTIGVYNSSEEEFFGKLINNNIDTFCDIRQRRGVRGAKYSFVNSIKLQRRLKDLNINYQHILELAPTKEIRDKQKEADIKNNIFKRNREELGPVFKSHYKAEVISRFNFLKFFDSMKTNNAENIVLFCVEERPKACHRSLVAQKIEDEYKLEFIDL, encoded by the coding sequence ATGAATTTTTATACTATTGGTGTTTACAATTCAAGTGAGGAAGAATTTTTTGGCAAGTTAATTAATAATAACATTGACACGTTTTGTGATATTCGGCAAAGGCGTGGTGTTCGTGGGGCCAAATATTCATTTGTCAATAGCATAAAATTACAGAGAAGGCTAAAAGACTTAAATATTAATTATCAGCATATATTAGAGTTAGCTCCGACAAAAGAAATAAGAGACAAACAAAAAGAAGCTGATATAAAAAATAATATATTTAAAAGAAACCGTGAAGAGTTAGGTCCCGTTTTCAAGAGTCACTATAAAGCCGAAGTTATAAGTAGATTCAATTTTTTAAAATTTTTTGATTCAATGAAAACTAACAATGCAGAAAATATTGTGCTGTTTTGTGTTGAAGAACGTCCAAAGGCTTGTCATCGTAGTTTGGTTGCTCAAAAAATAGAAGATGAGTACAAACTTGAATTCATTGATTTGTAG
- a CDS encoding dual OB domain-containing protein: MRILITSKTRYGSKHACVGGLNLENKSFVRLLNPGGIKKPEGWYQFLDTPLNIGDIWDIDIKISPYTKAPHIEDVFIGKKTKIEQIDDLDSFIKESGVEIWEGHIDKLFDGCLSWLKNGSGYLAETQDEFPKYSVGFWVSDKDLILHKERYFYKYKTLGIFESEKSLKWVGFEKPPKLIPKGTLIRVSLAKWWPPRYKLEKYNAPHGCYLQISGWY; the protein is encoded by the coding sequence ATGCGTATTTTAATTACTTCAAAAACAAGATATGGCTCAAAACATGCTTGCGTTGGTGGCTTAAATTTGGAAAATAAAAGTTTCGTTAGGCTCCTCAATCCTGGGGGAATTAAGAAACCTGAAGGATGGTATCAATTTTTGGATACACCATTGAACATTGGTGATATTTGGGATATTGATATTAAAATATCACCTTACACTAAAGCACCTCATATAGAGGATGTTTTTATTGGTAAAAAAACTAAAATTGAACAAATAGATGACCTTGATTCTTTTATAAAAGAATCAGGGGTTGAAATTTGGGAAGGTCACATAGATAAATTGTTTGACGGTTGTTTAAGCTGGTTAAAAAATGGTAGTGGGTATTTGGCTGAAACACAAGATGAATTTCCAAAATATAGTGTTGGTTTTTGGGTTAGTGACAAAGATTTGATATTACATAAGGAAAGATACTTTTATAAATATAAAACTCTAGGAATTTTTGAATCCGAAAAAAGTTTAAAATGGGTTGGTTTTGAAAAACCTCCAAAATTAATACCTAAGGGCACTCTAATTAGAGTTTCTTTAGCTAAATGGTGGCCTCCGCGCTATAAACTTGAAAAATACAATGCCCCTCACGGTTGTTATCTTCAAATATCCGGTTGGTACTAA